A single Paraburkholderia sp. D15 DNA region contains:
- a CDS encoding GlxA family transcriptional regulator: protein MHPLTPPEPEQKHRIRFGIILLPNFTLTAFSGFVDLLRLSADEGDFSKPVRCSWSVIGETLAPVRASCGIQITPWETFDSAEPFDYVVVVGGLLHSGPAANDATLAFIRRAAATHATLVGMCTGVFSLMRAGVLDGHRICVSWFHYWDFIERFPNVNEEALVADRLFVIDRRRITCSGGRASIDVAAAILLRHFETATVQKALRILLVDDMQKGNAPQPHPPGLAPATHPKVKRAILLMEQHVGRSLSLDELAGKLDLSPRQLERLFKAQTGKAPQAYAKQVRLRTAAWLLTSSDKTVADIASSCGFSDASHLGREFRKQFGLPPMMYREQRGTAAETEDGAGFDETFPGRAQAI from the coding sequence ATGCACCCCCTCACCCCCCCCGAACCGGAACAAAAACACCGTATCCGCTTCGGCATCATCCTCCTCCCGAACTTCACGCTAACGGCCTTCTCGGGTTTCGTCGACCTGCTGCGACTATCAGCCGACGAAGGCGACTTCAGCAAACCCGTCCGCTGCTCCTGGAGCGTCATCGGCGAAACGCTCGCCCCCGTCCGCGCGAGCTGCGGCATCCAGATCACCCCCTGGGAAACCTTCGACTCCGCCGAGCCCTTCGACTACGTCGTCGTCGTCGGCGGCCTGCTCCACTCCGGCCCCGCCGCCAACGATGCCACCCTCGCCTTCATCCGCCGCGCCGCCGCCACCCACGCCACCCTCGTCGGCATGTGCACCGGCGTGTTCTCCCTGATGCGCGCCGGCGTCCTCGACGGCCATCGCATCTGCGTCAGCTGGTTCCACTACTGGGATTTCATCGAACGATTCCCCAACGTCAACGAGGAAGCCCTCGTCGCCGATCGCCTGTTCGTGATCGACCGCCGCCGCATCACCTGCTCCGGCGGCCGCGCCTCCATCGATGTCGCCGCCGCCATCCTGCTGCGTCACTTCGAAACCGCCACCGTGCAGAAAGCCCTGCGCATCCTGCTCGTCGACGACATGCAGAAAGGCAACGCGCCCCAGCCGCATCCCCCCGGCCTCGCGCCCGCCACCCATCCGAAAGTCAAACGCGCGATCCTGCTGATGGAACAGCACGTCGGCCGCTCGCTGTCGCTCGACGAACTGGCCGGCAAACTCGATCTGTCGCCACGTCAGCTCGAACGCCTCTTCAAGGCCCAAACCGGCAAGGCGCCGCAAGCCTACGCCAAGCAGGTGCGCCTGCGCACCGCCGCGTGGCTGCTCACCAGTTCGGACAAGACCGTCGCGGATATCGCATCGAGTTGCGGCTTCTCCGATGCGTCGCATCTGGGCCGCGAGTTCCGCAAGCAATTCGGCCTGCCGCCGATGATGTACCGCGAACAACGCGGCACCGCCGCGGAAACGGAAGACGGCGCCGGTTTCGACGAAACCTTCCCGGGCCGCGCGCAAGCCATCTGA
- a CDS encoding choline ABC transporter substrate-binding protein, giving the protein MKRVWAASLCALSVTSVFAADPATCRDVRFADVGWTDIAATTGLASTVLEGLGYKPTKTIASVPITFAGVKSKQIDVFLGYWSPTMDPIIDPFRKANQLTVLSTPNLTGAKYTLAVPDYAYQAGIKNFTDIAKNYDKLDGKIYGIEPGNDGNALIKKMIDSNQFGLGKFKLVESSEAGMLVEVNRAIREKKPIVFLGWEPHPMNVQMKIDYLSGGDDVFGPNYGEARVLTVVPTDYSARCPNVAKLVANLHFTTDIENHVMLPIMNKTDPNKAAKDWLKANPAVLDKWLAGVKTFDGKDGLPAVKAYVAGQ; this is encoded by the coding sequence ATGAAACGTGTGTGGGCTGCGTCGTTGTGCGCGCTATCTGTGACATCCGTGTTTGCCGCCGATCCCGCGACCTGTCGCGACGTGCGTTTCGCCGACGTCGGCTGGACCGACATCGCGGCGACCACCGGGCTGGCCTCGACGGTGCTCGAAGGGCTCGGCTACAAGCCGACCAAGACGATCGCGTCGGTGCCGATCACGTTTGCCGGCGTGAAGAGCAAACAGATCGACGTGTTCCTCGGCTACTGGTCGCCGACCATGGACCCGATCATCGATCCGTTCAGGAAAGCCAATCAACTGACCGTGCTGTCGACGCCGAATCTGACGGGCGCGAAATACACGCTGGCGGTGCCGGATTACGCGTATCAGGCAGGGATCAAGAACTTCACGGACATCGCGAAGAACTACGACAAGCTCGACGGCAAGATCTACGGGATCGAGCCGGGCAACGACGGCAATGCGTTGATCAAGAAGATGATCGACAGCAACCAGTTCGGGCTCGGCAAGTTCAAGCTGGTGGAGTCGAGCGAGGCGGGCATGCTGGTCGAGGTGAACCGCGCGATCCGCGAGAAGAAGCCGATCGTGTTTCTCGGCTGGGAGCCGCATCCGATGAACGTGCAGATGAAGATCGATTATCTGTCCGGCGGCGACGACGTGTTCGGTCCGAACTACGGCGAAGCGCGCGTGCTCACGGTGGTGCCGACCGACTACTCGGCGCGCTGCCCGAACGTCGCGAAGCTGGTGGCGAATCTGCACTTCACGACCGATATCGAGAATCACGTGATGCTGCCGATCATGAACAAGACCGACCCGAACAAGGCCGCGAAGGACTGGCTGAAGGCGAACCCGGCCGTGCTGGACAAGTGGCTCGCGGGTGTGAAGACGTTCGACGGCAAGGATGGTTTGCCGGCGGTGAAGGCGTACGTGGCGGGGCAGTAA
- a CDS encoding GlxA family transcriptional regulator has translation MKRDAIVPVETPAEATGAPLSGLAHVGFLTLPNFSMIAFTSAVEVLRMANYVGRAQHYRWSVITPDGEPARASNGITVKPTTTLAEAGLPDVLFVCAGWHVREYVNDTVIALLREVADQGIPLGGICTGPYALLAAGLLDGYRATVHWEDMSPLHKSYPHVRFADELFVIDRDRMTCTGGTAPLDLMLNLVGLRLGRSVAAQVSEQFIVERIRGSTDYQHIPVDARVGFSRAELIEVVRLMEANIEEPLSLDELARLVHLSQRHLQRMFKMFLSVSPTHYYLTLRLRRARELLRNTDASIARVTTVCGFHSPCHFSKAYRAQFGHAPSVERRLSA, from the coding sequence ATGAAGCGCGACGCGATCGTACCGGTCGAGACGCCTGCCGAAGCCACCGGCGCGCCGCTGTCCGGGCTCGCGCACGTCGGCTTTCTGACGCTGCCGAATTTTTCGATGATCGCGTTCACCAGCGCGGTCGAGGTGCTGCGCATGGCCAACTACGTGGGTCGCGCGCAGCATTACCGGTGGTCGGTGATCACGCCGGACGGCGAACCGGCGCGCGCCAGCAACGGCATCACGGTGAAGCCCACCACGACGCTCGCCGAAGCGGGTCTGCCGGATGTGCTGTTCGTGTGTGCCGGCTGGCACGTGCGCGAGTACGTGAACGACACCGTGATCGCGCTGCTGCGCGAGGTGGCGGACCAGGGCATTCCGCTCGGCGGCATCTGCACCGGACCGTATGCGCTGCTGGCCGCCGGTCTGCTCGACGGCTACCGCGCGACCGTGCATTGGGAAGACATGTCGCCGTTGCACAAGAGCTATCCGCACGTGCGTTTCGCGGATGAACTGTTCGTGATCGACCGCGACCGCATGACCTGCACCGGCGGCACCGCGCCGCTCGATCTGATGCTGAATCTCGTCGGCCTGCGGCTCGGCCGCTCGGTGGCGGCGCAGGTGTCGGAGCAGTTCATCGTCGAGCGGATTCGCGGCTCGACCGACTATCAGCACATTCCCGTCGACGCGCGGGTCGGATTTTCGCGAGCCGAACTGATCGAAGTGGTGCGGCTGATGGAGGCGAACATCGAGGAGCCGTTGTCGCTCGACGAACTCGCGCGGCTCGTGCATCTGTCGCAACGCCATTTGCAGCGGATGTTCAAGATGTTCCTGAGCGTGTCGCCCACGCATTACTACCTGACGCTGCGCTTGCGGCGCGCGCGCGAGCTGCTGCGCAATACGGATGCGTCCATCGCGCGGGTCACGACCGTGTGCGGGTTTCATTCGCCGTGCCATTTCAGCAAGGCGTACCGCGCGCAGTTCGGCCATGCGCCGAGTGTCGAGCGGCGGCTGTCGGCCTAG
- the choW gene encoding choline ABC transporter permease subunit, whose product MSEVIPLGAWVDHGVHYLLDHDAKTFDSIGKVIESFAALVEHSLQAVPMWAMMAFFVGIGLWRVGWRFATFTLLALLLIYGTGFWDQMVITLGLTLSSTLISLLLGVPLGIWTAKSRTVEMIVRPVLDLMQTMPAFVYLIPAAMLFGLGRVPGILSTVIFAMPPAVRLTSLGIKHVNREIVEAGQAFGCTPWQLLYKVQFPNALPSIMTGVNQTIMMALSMVIIASMVGAGGLGNDVLASIQRLDIGLGFESGLSVVMLAIILDRITESFGRAPGMARAPLFAGLRGLMKVRREPAAQHG is encoded by the coding sequence ATGTCTGAAGTCATTCCACTTGGCGCCTGGGTCGATCACGGCGTCCACTATCTGCTCGACCACGACGCGAAGACGTTCGACTCGATCGGCAAGGTGATCGAGAGTTTTGCCGCGCTGGTCGAGCACAGCCTTCAGGCCGTGCCGATGTGGGCGATGATGGCGTTCTTCGTCGGCATCGGTCTATGGCGGGTCGGCTGGCGCTTCGCGACCTTCACGCTGCTCGCGCTGCTGCTGATCTACGGCACCGGCTTCTGGGATCAGATGGTCATCACGCTGGGGCTGACGCTGTCGTCGACCTTGATCAGCCTCCTGCTCGGCGTGCCGCTCGGCATCTGGACCGCGAAGAGCCGCACCGTCGAAATGATCGTGCGTCCGGTGCTCGATCTGATGCAGACCATGCCGGCCTTCGTCTACCTGATTCCGGCCGCGATGCTGTTCGGCCTCGGCCGCGTGCCGGGGATTCTCTCCACCGTGATCTTCGCGATGCCGCCCGCGGTGCGTCTGACGTCGCTCGGCATCAAGCACGTGAACCGCGAGATCGTCGAAGCGGGGCAGGCATTCGGCTGCACGCCGTGGCAACTGCTGTACAAGGTGCAGTTTCCGAATGCGCTGCCGTCCATCATGACCGGCGTGAACCAGACCATCATGATGGCGCTGTCGATGGTGATCATCGCGTCGATGGTCGGCGCGGGCGGTCTCGGCAACGACGTGCTCGCCAGCATTCAGCGCCTCGATATCGGGCTCGGTTTCGAAAGCGGCCTCTCGGTGGTGATGCTCGCGATCATTCTCGACCGCATCACGGAAAGCTTCGGCCGGGCGCCGGGCATGGCGCGCGCGCCGCTGTTCGCCGGTCTGCGCGGTCTGATGAAAGTGCGCCGCGAGCCGGCGGCGCAACACGGCTGA
- a CDS encoding glycine betaine/L-proline ABC transporter ATP-binding protein, producing the protein MNSPKVVVEGLCKVFGTNPKQALNMMAGGATKEDVFAQTGQIVGVHNVSFEVKEGEIFVLMGLSGSGKSTLIRLINRLVEPSAGKVLIDGRDVAAVPRAELTALRRKDMSMVFQSFALMPQRTVLSNAAFGLEVAGMGRKERERRAMTVLEQVGLAPFAGKLPAQLSGGMQQRVGLARALAVNPSLMIMDEAFSALDPLKRKEMQNVLLDLQREQQRTILFVSHDLEEAMRIGTRIAIMEGGRVVQVGTPQQIITHPADDYVRAFFEGIDTSRYLTAGDLMQTDAVPLMQHSQALDASSVAATLNGSADYAFVLDGERRFRGFVGRDATGGASPQLNHIECIRRSTPLDDVVERVVASRAPLPVVDADGFYCGSINQSNVLNVLTRHRGSHV; encoded by the coding sequence ATGAATTCCCCCAAGGTCGTCGTTGAAGGGTTGTGCAAGGTGTTCGGCACCAACCCGAAACAGGCACTCAACATGATGGCCGGCGGTGCGACGAAAGAGGACGTGTTCGCGCAGACCGGTCAGATCGTCGGTGTTCACAACGTGTCGTTCGAGGTCAAGGAAGGCGAGATCTTCGTGCTGATGGGCCTGTCCGGCTCCGGCAAGTCGACGCTGATCCGTCTGATCAACCGGCTCGTCGAACCGAGCGCGGGCAAGGTGCTGATCGACGGACGCGACGTGGCCGCCGTGCCGCGCGCGGAATTGACCGCGCTGCGCCGCAAGGACATGAGCATGGTGTTCCAGTCCTTCGCGTTGATGCCGCAGCGCACCGTGCTGTCCAATGCGGCCTTCGGCCTCGAAGTGGCGGGCATGGGCCGCAAGGAGCGCGAACGGCGCGCGATGACCGTGCTCGAACAGGTCGGCCTCGCGCCGTTCGCCGGGAAGTTGCCCGCGCAACTGTCGGGCGGCATGCAGCAGCGCGTGGGTCTGGCGCGTGCACTGGCGGTCAACCCGTCGCTGATGATCATGGACGAAGCGTTCTCCGCGCTCGATCCGCTCAAGCGCAAGGAAATGCAGAACGTGCTGCTCGATCTGCAACGCGAACAGCAACGCACGATCCTGTTCGTGTCGCACGACCTGGAAGAGGCGATGCGCATCGGCACGCGCATCGCGATCATGGAAGGCGGGCGCGTCGTGCAGGTCGGCACGCCGCAGCAGATCATCACCCATCCCGCCGACGACTACGTGCGGGCTTTCTTCGAAGGCATCGACACCAGCCGCTATCTGACGGCCGGCGATCTGATGCAGACCGACGCCGTGCCGCTGATGCAGCACTCGCAGGCGCTCGACGCGTCGAGCGTGGCCGCCACGCTGAACGGCAGCGCCGACTACGCGTTCGTGCTCGACGGCGAGCGCCGGTTCCGCGGCTTCGTGGGCCGCGATGCGACCGGCGGCGCGTCGCCGCAACTCAATCACATCGAATGCATCCGTCGCAGCACGCCGCTCGACGACGTCGTCGAACGCGTGGTGGCGAGCCGCGCGCCGCTGCCGGTGGTCGACGCGGACGGCTTTTACTGCGGATCGATCAACCAGTCGAACGTGCTGAACGTTCTCACGCGCCATCGAGGTTCCCATGTCTGA
- a CDS encoding MFS transporter yields the protein MNTDVQARVVRKLTWRILPFVMLLYFVSFLDRVNVGFAAITMNHDLGLTPTMFGLGGGIFFLGYFLCEVPSNLILDKVGARLWIARVMVTWGLVSAASAFVTGPTSFYVLRFLLGVAEAGFFPGIILYLSQWFPSRQRAVAAAAFMAAAPLSTAIGSPISGAIMQMPALLGLKDWQWLFIIEAIPAVVLGFVVLKALTDSPDRAGWLADDEKAWLIATLREERRGREAQAGHAAGALAALRDTRVWIMAMIYFGTSAGLYTLGLWAPLIIRQFGFSALGTGALNAIPSVLAVLGMVWWARRSDRRNERRWHVVLPCVAAAIGLAWAGVADTAVAVVLALVVVNVGISAAKAPLWAMPSTFLSGAGAAAGIAMINSIGNLGGFVGPFAIGWLKGVTGGYAAGLYVVAASLAVSALLALLVGRRAYRAAPAAQ from the coding sequence ATGAACACCGACGTGCAAGCCCGTGTGGTCCGCAAGCTCACCTGGCGCATTCTGCCCTTCGTGATGCTGCTGTATTTCGTGAGCTTTCTCGACCGCGTGAACGTCGGCTTCGCGGCGATCACGATGAACCACGACCTCGGTCTCACGCCGACCATGTTCGGCCTCGGCGGCGGCATCTTCTTTCTCGGCTACTTTCTGTGCGAGGTGCCGTCGAACCTGATTCTCGACAAGGTCGGCGCGCGGTTGTGGATCGCGCGCGTGATGGTGACGTGGGGGCTCGTGTCGGCGGCGTCGGCGTTCGTGACCGGGCCGACGTCGTTTTACGTGCTGCGCTTTCTGCTCGGCGTCGCGGAGGCGGGATTCTTCCCCGGCATCATCCTGTACCTGAGCCAGTGGTTTCCGTCGCGTCAGCGCGCGGTGGCGGCGGCCGCGTTCATGGCGGCCGCGCCGCTGTCCACCGCGATCGGCTCGCCGATTTCCGGCGCGATCATGCAGATGCCCGCGTTGCTGGGTCTGAAGGACTGGCAGTGGCTGTTCATCATCGAAGCGATTCCGGCGGTCGTGCTCGGCTTCGTGGTGCTCAAGGCGCTGACCGATTCGCCGGACCGCGCCGGCTGGCTCGCCGACGACGAAAAAGCCTGGCTGATCGCGACGCTGCGCGAAGAACGCCGGGGACGCGAAGCCCAGGCCGGGCACGCGGCCGGCGCGCTCGCGGCGCTGCGCGACACGCGCGTGTGGATCATGGCGATGATTTATTTCGGCACCTCCGCGGGTCTTTACACGCTCGGCTTGTGGGCGCCGCTGATCATCCGCCAGTTCGGTTTCAGCGCGCTCGGCACCGGCGCGTTGAATGCGATCCCGAGCGTGCTGGCCGTGCTCGGCATGGTGTGGTGGGCGCGTCGCTCGGACCGGCGCAACGAGCGCAGGTGGCACGTCGTGCTGCCGTGCGTGGCGGCGGCGATCGGTCTCGCTTGGGCCGGCGTCGCGGACACGGCGGTGGCGGTCGTGCTGGCGCTGGTGGTGGTGAACGTCGGTATCAGCGCGGCGAAGGCGCCGCTGTGGGCGATGCCGAGCACCTTCCTGTCGGGCGCGGGCGCCGCGGCCGGCATCGCGATGATCAACTCGATCGGCAATCTGGGCGGCTTCGTCGGTCCGTTCGCGATCGGCTGGCTGAAGGGCGTGACGGGTGGCTATGCCGCGGGCTTGTACGTGGTGGCGGCCAGTCTCGCGGTGTCGGCGCTGCTGGCCCTGCTGGTCGGGCGGCGCGCGTATCGGGCCGCGCCTGCCGCGCAGTGA
- a CDS encoding tartrate dehydrogenase, with translation MKTYRIATIPGDGIGKEVVPAGQRVLEAIAARGDAFQFEFENFGWGGDYYREHGVMMPADGLDALRDKDAILFGSAGDPHIPDHITLWGLRLKICQGFDQYANVRPTRILPGIDAPLKRCAPQDLDWVIVRENSEGEYAGVGGRAHQGHPIEVATDVSMMTRAGVERILRFAFRLAQSRPRKLLTVITKSNAQRHAMVMWDEIALQISKEFPDVRWDKELVDAATARMVNRPATLDTIVATNLHADILSDLAAALAGSLGIAPTANLDPERRYPSMFEPIHGSAFDIMGKGLANPVGTFWSAVMLLEHLGEDDAAKQLMAAIERITADASLHTGDLGGSATTAQVTDAVCARLATQAGGAGRQAVKAA, from the coding sequence ATGAAGACCTATCGCATCGCAACCATTCCCGGCGACGGCATCGGCAAGGAAGTCGTACCGGCGGGCCAGCGCGTGCTCGAAGCGATCGCCGCGCGCGGCGACGCGTTCCAGTTCGAGTTCGAGAATTTCGGCTGGGGCGGCGACTACTACCGCGAGCACGGCGTGATGATGCCCGCCGACGGACTCGATGCGCTGCGCGACAAGGACGCGATCCTGTTCGGCTCGGCCGGCGACCCGCATATTCCGGATCACATCACGCTGTGGGGGCTGCGCCTGAAGATCTGCCAGGGCTTCGACCAGTACGCGAACGTGCGGCCCACGCGCATCCTGCCGGGCATCGACGCGCCGTTGAAACGCTGCGCGCCGCAAGACCTCGACTGGGTGATCGTGCGCGAGAACTCCGAGGGCGAATACGCGGGCGTGGGCGGCCGCGCGCATCAGGGTCACCCGATCGAAGTCGCGACCGACGTGTCGATGATGACGCGCGCCGGCGTCGAGCGCATTCTGCGTTTCGCATTCCGGCTCGCGCAATCGCGTCCGCGCAAGCTGCTGACGGTGATCACCAAGAGCAACGCGCAGCGTCACGCGATGGTGATGTGGGACGAGATCGCGCTGCAGATCTCGAAGGAGTTTCCGGATGTGCGCTGGGACAAGGAACTGGTCGACGCCGCGACCGCGCGCATGGTCAACCGGCCGGCCACGCTCGATACGATCGTCGCGACCAATCTGCACGCCGACATCCTCAGCGATCTCGCGGCCGCGCTGGCCGGCAGCCTCGGCATCGCGCCGACCGCGAATCTCGATCCCGAGCGCCGCTATCCGTCGATGTTCGAACCGATCCACGGTTCCGCCTTCGACATCATGGGCAAGGGGCTCGCGAATCCGGTCGGCACGTTCTGGTCGGCGGTGATGCTGCTCGAACACCTGGGCGAGGACGACGCGGCGAAGCAGTTGATGGCCGCGATCGAACGGATCACCGCGGACGCGTCGCTGCATACCGGCGACCTGGGCGGCAGCGCGACCACCGCGCAGGTGACGGACGCTGTCTGCGCGCGGCTGGCCACGCAGGCGGGCGGAGCAGGGCGGCAGGCGGTCAAGGCCGCCTGA
- a CDS encoding LysR substrate-binding domain-containing protein: protein MTASIQPDDLAFFSTLAAAGSLTAAARELGLSTAAVSKHLAQMEMRASVALVNRTTRRMSLTPEGELYLNRARRILGELDDLAQLLGGSQAAPKGLLRVNATLGFGRSHVAPLISRFVRRFPEVDVQLHLSVDPPPLSDDAFDVCVRFGEPPDARVIARKVARNRRLLCAAPAYLAARRAPRSPAELTQHNCIGIRQGDDGYGVWRLTSGRGASEKTETVRVRGNLTTNDGEIAVKWALDGHGILMRAEWDIADYLDDGRLVHVLPDYRTPGADIYAVYPQPLQMTARVKAFVDMLIETLGARGPT from the coding sequence GTGACTGCATCGATACAACCGGACGACCTCGCGTTTTTCTCGACGCTCGCCGCCGCCGGCAGTCTCACGGCGGCCGCGCGCGAGCTCGGTCTGAGCACGGCGGCCGTGAGCAAGCATCTCGCGCAGATGGAAATGCGCGCGAGCGTCGCGCTGGTGAACCGCACCACGCGGCGCATGAGCCTCACCCCCGAGGGCGAGCTGTATCTGAACCGCGCGCGGCGCATCCTCGGCGAACTGGACGATCTCGCGCAACTGCTCGGCGGCTCGCAGGCCGCGCCCAAGGGTTTGCTGCGGGTCAACGCGACGCTCGGTTTCGGCCGCAGCCATGTCGCGCCGCTAATCTCGCGTTTCGTGCGGCGTTTTCCGGAGGTGGATGTGCAACTGCATCTGTCGGTCGATCCCCCGCCGCTCAGCGACGATGCCTTCGATGTCTGCGTGCGCTTCGGCGAACCGCCGGATGCCCGCGTGATCGCCCGCAAGGTGGCGCGCAACCGGCGTCTGCTGTGCGCGGCGCCGGCCTATCTGGCGGCACGGCGCGCGCCGCGCAGCCCGGCCGAGCTGACGCAGCACAACTGCATCGGCATCCGCCAGGGCGACGACGGTTACGGGGTATGGCGTCTGACCAGCGGACGCGGCGCGAGCGAGAAAACCGAAACGGTGCGCGTGCGCGGCAACCTCACCACCAACGACGGCGAGATCGCGGTGAAATGGGCGCTCGACGGTCACGGCATTCTGATGCGCGCGGAGTGGGACATCGCCGACTATCTCGACGATGGCCGTCTCGTCCACGTGTTGCCGGATTACCGCACGCCGGGCGCGGATATTTACGCGGTGTACCCGCAGCCATTGCAGATGACGGCGCGCGTGAAAGCGTTCGTCGACATGCTCATCGAGACGCTCGGCGCGCGCGGGCCGACGTGA
- a CDS encoding long-chain fatty acid--CoA ligase, with translation MNQSHFPHWPPQVPRHLTLPETSLYYNAEVSATRFPDKPFILFYDTPVTYAEFKDETERIAGFLQQECRVQAGDRVLLYMQNSPQWVIAYYGILRANAVVVPVNPMNMSAELAHYVEDSGATTIIAPQCLFPNVEPLLGDAPGQGLRHAIVATYSDYLKRPSPFAVPEFVAAPRRTFARPGVTAWRDVLERHIAPGPLTAGADDLCVMPYTSGTTGKPKGCMHTHRSVMSTTLGCCVWFASAADSVSLSVLPLFHVTGMQGGMNGPIFAGATIVLLPRWDRDTAALCIEKYRVSSWQSISTMMVDFLSNPKLGDYDLSSLTGTRGGGAAMPDAIARKLKALTGLDYVEGYGMTETIAGTHINPPHRPKAQCLGIPVFDVDSRVIDPVSLQELPRGETGEIVTHGPQVMQGYWRNPKASAEAFVELDGKRFLRTGDLGHIDEDGYFFMTDRLKRMINASGYKVWPAEVEALMYRHPAIHEVCVIGVQDEKRGETVKALVVLDDAYVGKVGAQEIIDWSHGQMAVYKAPRIVEFVSALPKSGSGKILWRQLQEEEAVRRAAG, from the coding sequence GTGAATCAAAGCCACTTTCCACACTGGCCGCCGCAGGTCCCGCGCCATCTGACGCTGCCCGAAACCAGCCTGTACTACAACGCCGAGGTCTCGGCGACGCGCTTTCCCGACAAGCCGTTCATCCTCTTCTACGACACGCCGGTCACCTACGCCGAATTCAAGGACGAGACCGAACGGATCGCCGGTTTCCTGCAACAGGAATGCCGGGTGCAGGCCGGCGATCGCGTGCTGCTGTACATGCAGAACAGTCCGCAATGGGTCATCGCTTACTACGGCATCCTGCGCGCGAACGCGGTCGTGGTGCCGGTCAATCCGATGAACATGAGCGCCGAACTCGCGCACTATGTGGAAGACAGCGGCGCGACCACGATCATCGCGCCGCAGTGTCTGTTTCCGAACGTCGAGCCCTTGCTCGGCGATGCGCCCGGCCAGGGCCTGCGTCACGCGATCGTCGCCACGTATAGCGATTATCTGAAGCGTCCGTCGCCGTTCGCGGTGCCGGAGTTCGTCGCCGCGCCGCGCCGGACATTCGCGCGCCCGGGCGTCACGGCGTGGCGCGACGTGCTCGAACGGCACATCGCGCCGGGTCCGCTGACGGCAGGCGCCGACGATCTGTGCGTGATGCCGTATACGTCGGGCACGACCGGCAAGCCGAAAGGCTGCATGCATACCCATCGCAGCGTGATGAGCACGACGCTCGGCTGCTGCGTGTGGTTCGCGTCGGCGGCCGATAGCGTGAGCCTGTCCGTGCTGCCGCTTTTTCACGTGACCGGCATGCAGGGCGGCATGAACGGGCCGATCTTCGCGGGCGCGACGATCGTGCTGTTGCCGCGCTGGGATCGCGATACCGCCGCGCTATGCATCGAGAAATATCGCGTGTCGTCGTGGCAATCGATCTCGACGATGATGGTCGACTTCCTGTCGAACCCGAAACTCGGCGACTACGATCTGTCGAGCCTCACCGGCACGCGCGGCGGCGGCGCGGCGATGCCCGACGCGATCGCGAGAAAGCTCAAGGCGTTGACCGGGCTCGACTACGTGGAAGGCTACGGGATGACCGAAACGATCGCCGGCACGCACATCAATCCGCCGCACCGGCCGAAGGCGCAATGTCTCGGCATACCGGTGTTCGACGTGGATTCGCGCGTGATCGATCCGGTTTCGTTGCAGGAATTGCCGCGCGGCGAGACCGGCGAGATCGTCACCCACGGGCCGCAGGTGATGCAGGGGTACTGGCGCAATCCGAAAGCGAGCGCGGAGGCTTTCGTCGAACTCGACGGCAAGCGTTTTCTGCGTACCGGCGACCTCGGCCATATCGATGAGGATGGCTACTTCTTCATGACCGATCGTCTCAAACGGATGATCAACGCATCGGGCTACAAGGTGTGGCCGGCCGAAGTCGAGGCGCTGATGTACCGGCATCCGGCGATTCATGAAGTGTGCGTGATCGGCGTGCAGGACGAGAAGCGCGGCGAGACGGTGAAAGCGCTGGTGGTGCTCGACGATGCGTATGTGGGCAAGGTCGGCGCGCAGGAGATCATCGACTGGTCGCACGGGCAGATGGCCGTGTACAAGGCGCCGCGGATCGTCGAGTTCGTGAGCGCGTTGCCGAAGTCGGGCAGCGGCAAAATTCTCTGGCGGCAGTTGCAGGAGGAGGAAGCCGTGCGACGCGCGGCGGGGTGA